CAAGCAAAGCATCGAGGAAATTCCAGCCGAAGTATTTGGCCGCAAATAAGGCAATAATGGCCAGAACAGAGGTTACCGCATCGGCAACCACATGCAGAAATGCAGCTTTTTGATTTAAATCATGATGGTCATGAGCATGATGATGTGCTTCATGATGCTGGCTATGCGAATGGTGATGGTGATCACCACCTTCATGTAATAGCCAAGCACAAATCAGATTGACCATCAGACCAATAATCGCAATTGGAATCGCCTCATTAAAATGAATGGTGACTGGATTGAATAAGCGCTCCAGTGACTGAATCCCCATCAACAGCGCGACCACCATCAATAAAATCGCACTGCTATATCCCGCCAGAATTTCAATTTTCCATGTACCAAAACTAAAGCGTTGATCCTGCGCATAATGTCGCGTCATACGATAGGCAAAATAAGCCAGTCCCAAGGCCAGCATATGCGAGCTCATATGCCAGCCATCGGCAAGTAAAGCCATCGAATTAAAAAACCAGCCACCCAGAATTTCCAAGACCATCATCACAGCGGTCAAAATGGTGGCAATTAAAATTCTTTTTTGAGCCAAGGGATTTCCTTGATCAAACTGATGAGAATGACGTCGTTCTAGGTTACTATGCTGCATTTATTTTAGTCTTCCAATATACTCCCCCTAGTATATATTTTTTAGGAAAAAAAGTATGTCTCACCTCCATCAAGATAAGAAAATTTTAAATCGTCTTAAGCGGATTCAAGGACAGTTCGCAGCAGTCGAGAAATCAATCACAAATCCTGAGAGTTCTTGCATAGAGGTTTTACAGCAGGTTGCAGCAGTCAAAGGTGCAGTGAATGGCTTAATGAATCAGTTGATTGAACAACACCTAAAAGAGCATGTATTAAAAGGGGCTGATCACGTCGAAGAGGAGGAAGTCGAAAAATTTTTCACCTTATTACAACGCTATCTATAAATACCAAATGGTGTTACTCAGTTGTTCTAGCTCGGAATGATCATGACTCACATACAACATTGGGATCTTGATTTCCTGTTTAACGCGTTGAAAAAAAGGAATGATCTCAGCTTTATGCGCGGTATCCAGTGCAGATAGCGGCTCATCTAAAAGCAGTAATTGTGGCGAGTATAATAATGCTCGTCCCAAAGCCACTCGCTGTTTTTCTCCCCCAGACAGCTTAATCGGCATACGTTCCAGCAAATGCCCCAATTTGAGTAACTCAACAATATAGTCCACTTCGAACTGACGTTGTTGTGGCGCAATATGCTTAAAACCAAACACTAAATTCTGTTTGACGTTTTTATGCGGAAACAATTGGGCATCCTGAAAGACAAGCCCTACCCGACGCTGTTGTGTAATTAAATTAATTTTTTGAGCGTGATCAAACCATGTCTGGTTCTGGATTTTGATCCATCCCGATTGTGGTCGGATTAAACCTGCAATACTGTGCAATATGGTGGTTTTTCCCGAACCTGAAGCCCCAAATAACCCAATCACAGAATGATCCGACTGAAAGCGTTGATCCAAAGAGAATTGTCCTTGTTGTAGCTGTATATAACAATCAATCATGCTGAATACCCACGCTTGTTTCTCTGGTAACGATTGAACCACTGCGCAAACCATAAGGCAAAGAACGCTACCGATAAAGACAGCATAATCAATCGCCACACCGCCGCTTCGGTATCAGGTTGCTGCATTAAACTATACATTGCCAGCGGTAAAGTGCGGGTTTCACCAGCAATATTGCCAACAAAAGTAATGGTTGCGCCAAACTCACCTAAACTTCGGCAAAAACATAGAATAGCACCGACCAAAATCCCACTACTAGCCAGTGGCAATGTCACTTGCATAAATGCCCCAAGAGGGGATGCCCCTAAGGTTTTCGCAGCAAACTCCAAGCGTTGATCCACCAGTTCAATTGCCAGTCGAATCGATTGTACCAACAAGGGAAAGCCCATCACTGCCGAAGCCAATACAGCCCCTTTCCAGTTAAAGGCAAACTCTAAACCCAGCGGCGCAAGATACTGCCCCAGCAATCCCCGATTACCAAACAATTGCAGTAACAAATAGCCCGGCACAACAGGTGGCAAAACCAAAGGCAAGA
The DNA window shown above is from Acinetobacter colistiniresistens and carries:
- the dmeF gene encoding CDF family Co(II)/Ni(II) efflux transporter DmeF is translated as MQHSNLERRHSHQFDQGNPLAQKRILIATILTAVMMVLEILGGWFFNSMALLADGWHMSSHMLALGLAYFAYRMTRHYAQDQRFSFGTWKIEILAGYSSAILLMVVALLMGIQSLERLFNPVTIHFNEAIPIAIIGLMVNLICAWLLHEGGDHHHHSHSQHHEAHHHAHDHHDLNQKAAFLHVVADAVTSVLAIIALFAAKYFGWNFLDALLGTVGALLVAKWSWRLMQETGKTLLDAEMGHPVVEKIREVIAGFSQVDITDLHVWKVGTGKFSCIVGLETTLTDLNPDQVKAALAIHEEIVHASVEIHHI
- a CDS encoding metal/formaldehyde-sensitive transcriptional repressor, which codes for MSHLHQDKKILNRLKRIQGQFAAVEKSITNPESSCIEVLQQVAAVKGAVNGLMNQLIEQHLKEHVLKGADHVEEEEVEKFFTLLQRYL
- a CDS encoding ATP-binding cassette domain-containing protein, translated to MIDCYIQLQQGQFSLDQRFQSDHSVIGLFGASGSGKTTILHSIAGLIRPQSGWIKIQNQTWFDHAQKINLITQQRRVGLVFQDAQLFPHKNVKQNLVFGFKHIAPQQRQFEVDYIVELLKLGHLLERMPIKLSGGEKQRVALGRALLYSPQLLLLDEPLSALDTAHKAEIIPFFQRVKQEIKIPMLYVSHDHSELEQLSNTIWYL
- the modB gene encoding molybdate ABC transporter permease subunit; amino-acid sequence: MMILSPEEIEVLKLSCKVAAACLVFSLIPATLVAWVLARKEFWGKSLFETLVFLPLVLPPVVPGYLLLQLFGNRGLLGQYLAPLGLEFAFNWKGAVLASAVMGFPLLVQSIRLAIELVDQRLEFAAKTLGASPLGAFMQVTLPLASSGILVGAILCFCRSLGEFGATITFVGNIAGETRTLPLAMYSLMQQPDTEAAVWRLIMLSLSVAFFALWFAQWFNRYQRNKRGYSA